From Pseudopipra pipra isolate bDixPip1 chromosome 9, bDixPip1.hap1, whole genome shotgun sequence, a single genomic window includes:
- the GORAB gene encoding RAB6-interacting golgin has translation MAEAWAGFSQEELRRLRGQRPELFEPSEQQQQQQPRPHTGNKPRKQLQREKALQQQCQRLGLQGGAAPVTPEQLLSAPKHKPCHPQQPVPTPRPPPAGDQRQSDSQDQQEEVTPCNGRDSAQPHPAQPSTQVERKKVELQEKSRWEILQQEQRLIEEKNKRKKALLARAIAERSKRTQAEAVKLKRIQKELQALDDMVSADIGILRNRIDQASLEYSYARKRYEKAESEYVAAKLDLQHKTELKEHLTEHLCTIIQQNELRKARKLEELMQQLDVEADEENLELEIEVERMLQQQEAEAGRQGSQSHSHAATAKENPTPSGAGREGERANHTAASPAVSEQSQNSGTKSLSSTDRQTQAVDVASESSPACSAT, from the exons ATGGCCGAGGCCTGGGCCGGCTTCTCGCAGGAGGAGCTGCGGCGGCTGCGGGGGCAGCGCCCAG AGCTGTTCGAGCCCTCggagcaacagcagcagcagcagcctcgcCCCCACACCGGGAACAAGCCTCGGAAGCAGTTGCAGCGGGAAAAAGCCCTCCAGCAGCAATGCCAGAGGCTGGGACTGCAGGGTGGGGCAGCCCCTGTCACTCCGGAGCAGTTGCTCTCTGCACCAAAGCACAAGCCCTGTCACCCTCAGCAGCCCGTGCCAACACCTCGTCCTCCTCCTGCTGGAGATCAAAGGCAAAGTGACAGCCAGGATCAGCAGGAGGAGGTGACACCTTGCAATGGCAGGGACAGTGCCCAGCCccaccctgcacagcccagcacccaagtggagagaaagaaagtgGAATT GCAGGAGAAATCCCGATGGGAAATCCTCCAGCAAGAGCAGCGGCTGATAGAGGAGAAGAATAAGCGCAAGAAGGCTCTGCTGGCCAGAGCTATTGCTGAGAG ATCCAAAAGAACTCAAGCTGAAGCAGTGAAACTCAAAAGgattcagaaggagctgcaagCTCTGGATGACATGGTGTCTGCTGACATTGGCATCCTGAGGAACCGCATTGATCAGGCCAGCCTGGAATACTCCTATGCCCG GAAGCGGTACGAGAAGGCGGAGTCGGAGTACGTGGCAGCCAAGCTGGACCTCCAGCACAAGACGGAGCTTAAGGAGCACCTCACGGAGCACCTGTGCACCATCATCCAGCAGAACGAGCTCCGCAAGGCCAGGAAGCTGGAGGAGTTAATGCAGCAGCTGGATGTGGAGGCAgatgaggaaaatctggaactcGAGATCGAGGTGGAGCggatgctgcagcagcaggaggcagaagCAGGGAGACAAGGCAGCCAGTCACACAGTCACGCTGCGACAGCGAAGGAGAACCCCACTCCCAGTGGTGCAGGGCGGGAGGGCGAGCGTGCCAACCatactgctgcttctcctgctgtttctgAACAGTCTCAGAACTCCGGGACCAAATCCCTCTCCAGTACGGATAGACAAACTCAAGCAGTAGATGTGGCTTCGGAAAGCTCCCCAGCTTGTTCTGCTACATGA